From a region of the Clostridiales bacterium genome:
- a CDS encoding ABC transporter ATP-binding protein — protein sequence MANSMVKLDNVVKSFSGEKDAAIKGISLDIKEGEFLTILGPSGCGKTTTIRIIAGFEQADKGSVLINGKDVSKKAPYERNVNTVFQSYALFPHMNVFDNVAFGLTIKKVQKREIRDRVLNMLKIVQMEGYEDKMPDQLSGGQKQRVAIARAIINDPKVLLLDEPLGALDLKLRRQMQLELKHLQKKLGITFLFVTHDQEEAMTMSDRICVMNNGLIEQVGTPKEIYEKPRTRFVADFIGDTNIFDGTVTGINNGYASVKLEDNQIIDLTCKNTDVNKNLCFAVRPERLKLKSSPDPNNPFLYATFKERTFIGSVSKTIVTLSNGREITISEQSGENYAFPSGINKAYVTWNPEDAVVIKS from the coding sequence TTGGCAAACTCTATGGTAAAACTTGATAATGTTGTTAAAAGCTTTAGCGGTGAAAAGGATGCTGCCATAAAGGGTATTTCCCTCGATATCAAAGAGGGAGAATTTCTAACGATACTCGGCCCGAGTGGATGCGGCAAAACTACGACTATCAGGATTATCGCCGGATTTGAACAGGCGGATAAAGGCAGCGTGCTTATAAACGGCAAAGACGTATCAAAGAAAGCACCTTATGAACGCAATGTAAACACAGTATTTCAGAGCTATGCGTTATTTCCTCATATGAACGTATTCGATAATGTGGCTTTTGGTCTGACCATAAAAAAAGTTCAAAAGAGGGAGATCAGGGACAGGGTATTGAATATGCTCAAGATAGTACAGATGGAAGGCTATGAAGATAAGATGCCCGATCAGTTAAGCGGAGGCCAAAAACAGCGTGTCGCTATTGCAAGAGCGATTATCAATGATCCAAAAGTTCTTCTTCTGGATGAACCATTAGGTGCACTGGACCTTAAATTACGCCGTCAAATGCAGTTGGAGCTTAAACATCTTCAAAAGAAACTTGGTATTACCTTTTTGTTTGTTACCCACGACCAGGAAGAAGCTATGACCATGTCCGACAGAATATGCGTCATGAACAACGGGCTTATAGAACAGGTCGGAACTCCGAAGGAAATATATGAAAAACCAAGGACGAGATTTGTTGCAGATTTTATAGGAGATACGAATATTTTTGACGGTACTGTAACAGGCATAAACAACGGTTATGCATCCGTAAAACTTGAAGACAACCAGATAATTGACCTTACATGCAAAAATACAGATGTAAACAAAAATCTGTGCTTTGCCGTAAGGCCTGAGAGATTAAAGCTAAAATCTTCACCGGACCCTAATAATCCTTTCCTTTATGCGACTTTTAAGGAGAGAACTTTTATAGGTTCCGTTTCCAAAACCATCGTTACTCTCTCCAATGGCAGAGAAATAACGATAAGTGAACAGTCGGGAGAGAATTATGCCTTCCCAAGCGGTATAAATAAGGCATATGTGACATGGAACCCCGAAGATGCGGTGGTGATTAAATCATGA
- a CDS encoding response regulator transcription factor, whose translation MFKIMIVEDDEKMREIILQNIIKWGFYGYCVQDFNKVFDEFAKYNPHLVLMDINLTAYDGFYWCGKIREVSKVPIIFISSRNTNMDIIMAVNMGGDDFIQKPFSLEVLMAKINALLRRTYNYTDAFLSIIEHNGVVLNLKDGTALFKDKKIDLTKNEFKILYILMKDKGSIVSRDKIMRALWEDESFVDDNTLTVNVNRLRKKLDDMGIKDYIITKKGQGYVIL comes from the coding sequence ATGTTTAAAATAATGATAGTTGAAGACGATGAAAAAATGCGGGAGATAATCCTGCAGAATATTATAAAATGGGGATTTTATGGGTACTGTGTGCAGGATTTCAACAAAGTATTCGATGAGTTTGCAAAATATAATCCTCATCTTGTTTTGATGGATATCAACCTGACCGCTTATGATGGGTTCTACTGGTGCGGTAAAATTCGGGAAGTCTCGAAGGTCCCGATTATCTTTATATCCTCCAGGAATACCAACATGGATATAATCATGGCCGTAAACATGGGCGGAGATGACTTTATTCAAAAGCCTTTTTCCTTGGAAGTATTGATGGCAAAGATAAATGCGCTCCTAAGAAGAACTTATAACTATACAGATGCTTTTTTAAGTATAATAGAGCATAACGGGGTGGTGCTTAATCTCAAGGACGGAACGGCTTTATTCAAGGATAAAAAAATTGACCTTACTAAAAATGAATTTAAAATACTCTATATTCTTATGAAAGATAAAGGCTCTATCGTGAGCAGGGATAAGATAATGAGGGCCCTTTGGGAAGACGAGAGCTTCGTGGACGACAATACGCTGACCGTAAACGTTAACAGGCTCAGGAAAAAGCTTGATGACATGGGGATAAAAGATTATATTATAACGAAGAAAGGCCAGGGATATGTAATTTTATGA
- a CDS encoding UDP-glucose/GDP-mannose dehydrogenase family protein: MIKISIIGTGYVGLVTGVCLSDFGWQVTCADQNEDIILKLNSGKPTIYEPGLDDLLSRNLSYKRIKFVTDINLAVKESDVIFIAVGTPQNIDGSADLSCVYNVARQIGRYMDKYKIIVDKSTVPVGTGQTVKKIILEELENRGLTIDFDIVSNPEFLRQGSAIQNFTHADRVVIGAESQHAIDIMKQVYRVLYINETPFLIVNIETAELIKYASNAFLATKISFINELSELCEKTGANIQQVARGMGMDARIGSKFLNAGPGYGGSCFPKDTKALVNIGKIYQCDLGIVRAAIDANEKQKMRMVYKIEKEMGHLEGKTFGVLGLAFKKNTDDMREAPSITILKELSILGARFRVYDPKAMKKAKKCFDELNIQIIKYCDDEYDASKDTDAIILMTEWNQFRSLDLDNIKSKMNGNYFFDLRNIYNNEVMLGKGFKYYSVGRV, translated from the coding sequence ATGATTAAGATAAGCATAATAGGAACAGGATATGTGGGGCTTGTTACGGGAGTTTGCCTGTCGGACTTTGGCTGGCAGGTAACATGTGCCGACCAAAACGAAGATATCATTTTAAAGTTGAATAGCGGAAAGCCCACGATCTATGAACCGGGACTGGATGATTTGTTATCAAGGAATTTATCCTACAAGAGGATTAAATTCGTGACAGATATTAATCTGGCAGTAAAGGAAAGTGATGTAATATTCATCGCAGTGGGTACGCCGCAAAACATCGACGGAAGTGCGGATTTAAGCTGTGTTTACAATGTGGCGCGTCAAATAGGCCGTTATATGGATAAATATAAAATTATTGTCGACAAGTCAACAGTTCCCGTTGGAACCGGGCAAACGGTAAAAAAAATAATCTTGGAAGAGCTGGAAAATAGGGGGCTGACTATTGATTTTGACATTGTTTCCAATCCCGAATTTCTAAGGCAGGGTTCTGCCATCCAGAACTTTACCCATGCGGACAGGGTCGTTATTGGGGCTGAATCGCAGCATGCAATAGATATAATGAAACAGGTGTACAGAGTTTTATATATAAACGAGACTCCGTTTTTAATAGTAAACATAGAAACCGCGGAATTGATAAAGTATGCCTCCAATGCGTTTCTTGCCACAAAGATATCCTTCATAAACGAGCTGTCTGAATTGTGTGAGAAAACGGGGGCAAATATCCAGCAGGTCGCCAGGGGAATGGGCATGGATGCAAGGATCGGCTCTAAGTTTCTCAATGCCGGACCCGGATATGGAGGTAGCTGCTTTCCAAAGGATACAAAAGCCCTTGTGAATATCGGGAAGATTTATCAATGTGATCTTGGGATCGTAAGGGCGGCGATTGATGCAAATGAAAAACAAAAAATGAGGATGGTTTATAAGATTGAAAAAGAAATGGGACATTTAGAAGGAAAGACATTTGGCGTTTTAGGGTTGGCATTTAAAAAGAATACTGATGATATGAGAGAGGCGCCATCGATTACGATACTTAAGGAACTGTCCATTCTTGGAGCCCGGTTTAGAGTATATGACCCAAAGGCTATGAAAAAGGCGAAGAAGTGTTTTGATGAGCTCAATATACAGATTATCAAGTATTGCGATGATGAATATGATGCATCGAAGGATACGGATGCCATAATACTTATGACCGAATGGAACCAATTCAGAAGCCTTGATCTGGATAATATCAAATCAAAAATGAATGGCAATTATTTTTTCGATTTAAGAAATATATACAATAATGAAGTGATGCTTGGGAAAGGTTTTAAGTATTATTCAGTCGGGCGCGTCTGA
- a CDS encoding zinc dependent phospholipase C family protein: MNFFTHIAISKILYNHLKSQMELNKTDFIYGNIKPDLTRRVLKKPHILDNYLDYVCDGAGNLMKGEVPLEEFSIELGEICHYVCDFFCRYHLNIEIFNNLKGHFFYELRLHFVLLRLSREEKSEMEINNKKANRDIESIISAMRADYFSKTATFKKDISYAISTAIWVCESVVYFMARSTGPASNNDKIDSYVMVPSAGGK; the protein is encoded by the coding sequence ATGAACTTTTTCACACATATCGCCATTTCAAAAATATTATATAACCATTTAAAAAGCCAAATGGAACTGAATAAGACCGATTTTATTTATGGCAATATAAAACCGGATTTAACCCGCAGAGTATTAAAAAAGCCTCATATTTTAGATAATTATCTTGATTATGTATGCGATGGTGCAGGTAATTTGATGAAAGGTGAGGTGCCTTTGGAAGAATTTTCGATTGAACTCGGTGAAATTTGCCATTATGTATGCGATTTCTTTTGCCGTTATCATCTGAATATAGAAATATTCAATAATTTAAAGGGTCATTTTTTCTATGAATTAAGGCTTCATTTTGTACTGCTAAGATTAAGCAGGGAAGAAAAATCCGAAATGGAAATAAATAACAAGAAGGCCAACAGGGACATCGAGTCAATTATATCGGCGATGAGGGCCGATTATTTTTCCAAAACCGCTACGTTTAAAAAAGACATTTCTTACGCAATATCCACCGCTATATGGGTCTGTGAGTCGGTAGTTTATTTTATGGCTAGATCCACCGGACCTGCTTCGAACAATGATAAAATAGATTCCTATGTTATGGTGCCTTCTGCAGGAGGTAAATAA
- a CDS encoding DUF4037 domain-containing protein, with product MKGLDLCREYYSSVIKPIIDEHISFIGEKYASALIGWGSDVLGNDDEISTDHEWGPRCIIFLPEELKQYKDRMYEILNTRIPSTFMGYSTHFITDKESMGVRKLSSDGSGNVHIDITTCKDYFQANLGVLVPQNEIEWLSIPENHLLEVTGGEVFFDGMGKLTKLRKFYGGYYPDDVWKYRLAYAWQSLGWDIDLIGLCCDRGDVLSSRYCLNETIFRIIRLAFLLNRRYAPSYPKWIHREFYKLPSIAKEIGTNLENIYIEKDIKIAMKKITQICRFLIEYQNRIKKLPSLKIRQNPYCRGYMDIDFQYIAEQTYRTIYGELKSIPIYGALDQWITNEDFLLDANKMKSLSAIYKYDDEI from the coding sequence TTGAAAGGTTTGGATTTGTGCAGGGAGTATTACAGTAGCGTAATAAAACCTATAATAGATGAACATATCAGCTTCATTGGAGAAAAATATGCTTCTGCCTTAATCGGTTGGGGATCGGATGTCCTGGGTAACGATGATGAAATATCCACTGACCACGAATGGGGGCCTAGATGCATAATTTTTTTACCCGAGGAGTTAAAACAATATAAAGATAGAATGTATGAAATATTGAATACACGGATTCCATCTACGTTTATGGGTTATTCTACGCATTTTATAACCGATAAAGAATCCATGGGGGTCAGAAAGCTTTCATCTGACGGGTCAGGGAATGTACATATAGACATAACGACATGTAAAGATTATTTTCAGGCCAATCTTGGAGTCTTGGTGCCACAAAATGAAATAGAGTGGCTCTCTATACCTGAAAATCACCTGCTGGAGGTGACAGGAGGCGAAGTATTTTTTGACGGTATGGGCAAACTTACAAAATTGAGAAAGTTTTATGGCGGGTATTACCCTGATGATGTCTGGAAATACAGGCTCGCATATGCATGGCAGTCGCTTGGGTGGGATATTGACCTAATAGGCTTATGCTGTGACAGGGGAGATGTTTTATCATCAAGATATTGTTTGAATGAAACCATATTTAGAATAATAAGGCTGGCATTTCTATTAAACAGGCGTTATGCTCCATCTTATCCAAAATGGATACATCGCGAATTTTACAAACTCCCATCTATTGCGAAAGAGATCGGTACAAACCTTGAAAATATATATATTGAAAAAGATATTAAAATTGCCATGAAGAAGATAACTCAAATATGCCGTTTTTTAATCGAGTACCAAAATCGAATAAAAAAATTGCCTTCATTAAAAATAAGGCAAAACCCATATTGTAGAGGATATATGGATATCGATTTTCAGTATATTGCAGAGCAAACCTACAGGACAATTTATGGTGAGCTTAAAAGTATTCCGATATATGGCGCACTGGACCAATGGATTACAAATGAAGATTTTTTATTGGATGCTAATAAAATGAAATCATTATCGGCCATCTACAAATATGATGATGAAATATAG
- a CDS encoding sensor histidine kinase has translation MRFKKYLADRKVPILCFALLMMFISLVIHLDGSFKVSAGNIFYINLVAFSFFMIYLAGSYLYYRNYYRSLTDIVENKRDEIISRLPKPKTHEQILFQKVLLSLYNEQISKMEGLYEQKKDYEEFITSWVHEVKTPISVCRLLIESNLNSQNSEVLGSMGEEIDKIEHYIEQALYYSKIDDFSKDYIINEIELDRLVKEAVKKQARTFINKKISVEIDNTDLTVATDKLWLSFIIDQILSNALKYTYTGGRIKIYGLSDEKAQKLVIEDNGIGIRSEDIGRVFDKGFTGYNGRENYKSTGMGLYLSKKLARKLGHDIAIESKYGEHTKAIIIFPRLSDYFDVSR, from the coding sequence ATGAGATTTAAAAAATATTTGGCAGATAGAAAAGTTCCGATACTTTGTTTCGCCCTGCTTATGATGTTCATATCTCTGGTTATCCATTTAGACGGTTCATTTAAAGTAAGCGCGGGAAATATATTTTATATCAATCTGGTCGCCTTTTCTTTTTTTATGATTTATTTGGCGGGCAGCTATCTTTATTATAGAAACTATTATAGAAGTTTGACCGATATCGTAGAGAACAAAAGGGATGAAATAATAAGCCGCCTTCCAAAACCTAAAACACATGAACAAATTCTTTTTCAGAAGGTGCTTTTATCTCTGTACAATGAGCAAATTTCTAAAATGGAAGGACTTTATGAGCAGAAAAAAGATTATGAAGAATTTATAACATCATGGGTACATGAGGTAAAAACTCCCATCTCAGTATGCAGGCTGCTGATCGAAAGCAATTTAAATTCCCAAAATAGTGAAGTGCTTGGCAGCATGGGAGAAGAAATAGATAAAATCGAGCACTATATTGAACAGGCGCTTTATTATTCTAAAATAGATGATTTTTCGAAAGACTATATTATAAATGAGATTGAGCTTGACAGATTGGTTAAGGAAGCAGTAAAAAAGCAGGCTAGGACTTTTATCAATAAGAAAATAAGCGTAGAAATCGATAATACTGACTTGACGGTTGCAACCGATAAACTATGGCTTTCGTTTATAATAGATCAGATATTGTCAAATGCCCTGAAGTATACATATACAGGCGGCCGGATTAAAATATATGGACTCTCTGATGAGAAAGCGCAAAAACTTGTCATAGAGGACAACGGCATAGGAATAAGATCCGAGGACATCGGCAGGGTCTTCGACAAGGGTTTTACGGGCTATAATGGAAGGGAAAATTATAAGTCCACGGGCATGGGCCTCTACCTTTCAAAAAAACTTGCAAGAAAGCTGGGGCATGATATTGCCATCGAATCGAAATATGGCGAACATACAAAGGCGATAATCATATTCCCCAGGCTGTCGGACTATTTCGATGTTTCAAGATAA
- a CDS encoding ABC transporter ATP-binding protein, with protein MGDVLIARNLKKVYGSRGNICTALHDIDLDIKEGEFVGIMGPSGAGKTTLLNIISTIDKPSGGTVTIGGEDIVKMDEEKLSIFRRNKLGFIFQDFNLLDTLTVKENVVLPLALSRMDIGKIEERLKEISASLGIDDILNKYPYEISGGQKQRTAAARAIISHPALILADEPTGALDSKSSAELLQALSNLNEKNRATIMMVTHDAFAASYCKRIIFIKDGMLFTELIRGGSRKEFFQKILDVLKTMGGGLTDI; from the coding sequence ATGGGCGATGTTTTGATAGCCAGAAATTTAAAAAAAGTTTACGGTTCCAGAGGAAATATTTGCACTGCACTTCACGACATAGACCTGGATATTAAAGAAGGTGAATTTGTAGGCATAATGGGACCTTCAGGTGCCGGTAAGACGACACTTTTGAATATTATTTCCACCATAGACAAACCAAGCGGCGGCACTGTCACCATAGGCGGAGAGGACATAGTGAAAATGGATGAAGAGAAATTATCGATATTCAGAAGAAACAAGCTGGGTTTTATTTTTCAGGATTTCAATCTGCTGGATACCCTGACAGTGAAGGAAAATGTGGTCCTCCCGCTGGCACTTTCCAGGATGGATATAGGTAAAATAGAAGAAAGGCTCAAGGAGATCTCTGCAAGTTTGGGGATAGATGATATTTTAAACAAATATCCTTATGAAATATCAGGGGGCCAAAAGCAGAGGACCGCAGCGGCCAGGGCTATTATCAGCCATCCGGCCTTGATCCTTGCGGATGAACCTACAGGAGCTCTTGATTCCAAGTCTTCAGCCGAACTGCTTCAGGCATTAAGCAATTTAAATGAGAAAAACAGGGCTACGATCATGATGGTAACCCACGATGCGTTTGCAGCCAGTTACTGCAAGAGAATAATCTTTATAAAGGACGGAATGTTATTTACAGAGCTCATAAGGGGAGGCTCCCGCAAGGAATTTTTCCAGAAGATACTTGACGTCCTCAAAACAATGGGCGGCGGATTGACCGACATATAG
- a CDS encoding radical SAM protein: protein MMIKNRKSIFNFGNANTILKGRIPGQLIIQYTDNCNGTCPQCSMRRTEKYKRSKLAKKEIYKIIDSAAKQSIQALSFTGGEPFIYKDELIDLIKYASCKGIPLIRTGTNGYMFTDWQSPDYEYRINKLAEELSATNLRNLWISIDSADPKTHEQMRGLNGVIRGIEKALPIFHEHGIYPAANLGINRNTGGTGKISMKMTDKDAFYQEFKESFEMFYNFIISIGFTMTNVCYPMSIDKDNIGMNAVYGATSNNSVITFSKEEKIQIFRALMDTIPKFRSKIRIFTPLVSLYSLIKQYEGNGKFSFGCRGGIDFFFVEAREGNTYPCGYRGNENLGKFYDLNIKSIRQKPFCRACDWECFRDPSEQIGFLIGTLRNPLKSRKIKDPEYIRLWKQDIKYYNRCGYFNGRKAK from the coding sequence ATGATGATTAAAAACAGAAAATCGATTTTCAATTTCGGCAATGCCAATACGATATTAAAAGGAAGGATTCCAGGACAGTTAATAATTCAATATACCGATAATTGCAATGGTACATGTCCTCAATGCAGTATGAGGAGAACAGAAAAGTATAAACGTTCAAAGTTAGCAAAGAAAGAAATTTACAAAATAATCGATTCTGCAGCCAAACAGAGTATACAAGCTCTCTCTTTTACCGGAGGCGAGCCGTTTATATATAAAGATGAACTCATCGATTTGATAAAATACGCCTCTTGCAAGGGGATACCGCTTATACGCACAGGAACAAACGGATATATGTTTACAGACTGGCAAAGCCCTGATTATGAATACAGAATAAATAAGCTGGCAGAAGAACTATCTGCCACCAATCTTCGCAATTTATGGATCAGCATCGATTCTGCAGATCCGAAAACCCATGAGCAAATGAGGGGACTAAATGGCGTAATCAGAGGGATTGAAAAAGCACTGCCTATTTTTCACGAGCATGGGATATATCCTGCAGCAAACCTGGGGATAAACAGAAATACCGGAGGGACCGGTAAAATTTCCATGAAAATGACCGATAAAGACGCCTTTTATCAGGAATTTAAAGAGTCTTTTGAAATGTTTTATAATTTTATAATCAGCATAGGATTTACAATGACGAATGTTTGCTATCCTATGAGCATCGATAAAGATAATATAGGCATGAATGCTGTTTATGGTGCAACATCCAACAATTCGGTTATTACATTTTCCAAAGAGGAAAAAATACAGATATTCAGAGCATTGATGGATACTATTCCAAAATTTCGCTCTAAAATAAGAATATTTACTCCATTGGTATCACTTTATTCCCTGATTAAACAATATGAGGGGAATGGTAAATTTTCTTTTGGATGCAGGGGAGGCATCGATTTCTTTTTTGTTGAAGCAAGGGAAGGAAATACCTATCCATGCGGCTATCGCGGCAATGAGAATCTCGGTAAGTTTTACGATTTGAATATAAAGAGCATAAGGCAAAAGCCATTTTGCAGGGCATGCGACTGGGAATGCTTCAGAGATCCTTCAGAGCAAATAGGATTTTTAATCGGAACTCTCAGAAATCCTCTAAAGTCAAGGAAAATAAAAGATCCTGAATATATAAGGCTATGGAAGCAGGATATTAAATACTATAACCGGTGTGGTTATTTTAACGGCAGAAAGGCAAAATGA
- a CDS encoding C39 family peptidase, translating to MLKITKIKLMILILLINILFTGCPDGEKTKPDRNSDRKRENIQAREDNDDKNRESVLLDVPIIPQKPELMSGCEVTSLAMVFQYAGIKVDKMTLAKKIKKDKTPVVLDEKGHIKKWGNPNEGFVGDITGKNKGFAVYNIPMMELMDQYLHGRAVDLTGKPFESLIKSVNENHPVIVWSTIDFNPPEKYEEWEKNGTKIKAALNEHAVVLVGYDKDYCYINNPFNGVKNQKINRQSFIKVWNIMGKMAISYK from the coding sequence ATGCTGAAGATTACCAAAATAAAGTTAATGATTTTAATTTTATTGATAAATATATTATTTACGGGATGTCCGGATGGTGAAAAAACTAAGCCGGACCGGAATTCGGACAGGAAGAGGGAGAATATTCAGGCTCGGGAGGACAATGATGATAAAAACAGGGAATCGGTTTTACTGGATGTGCCCATTATTCCCCAAAAACCGGAATTGATGAGCGGGTGTGAGGTAACCAGCCTGGCTATGGTGTTCCAGTATGCGGGCATCAAGGTCGACAAGATGACACTTGCAAAAAAGATAAAGAAGGACAAAACTCCTGTAGTTTTAGACGAAAAGGGCCACATAAAAAAGTGGGGAAACCCCAATGAAGGATTTGTGGGAGATATTACAGGGAAAAATAAGGGCTTTGCAGTTTATAATATCCCCATGATGGAACTCATGGATCAGTATCTGCATGGCAGAGCAGTCGATCTGACCGGAAAACCCTTTGAATCATTGATAAAGAGTGTCAATGAAAACCATCCGGTAATTGTATGGTCCACAATCGATTTTAACCCGCCTGAAAAATATGAGGAGTGGGAGAAGAACGGCACTAAAATCAAGGCAGCGCTGAATGAACATGCTGTTGTGCTCGTAGGTTACGATAAAGATTACTGCTATATAAACAATCCGTTTAACGGTGTGAAAAATCAAAAAATCAACAGGCAATCCTTTATAAAGGTATGGAACATCATGGGCAAAATGGCTATATCGTACAAATAA
- a CDS encoding ABC transporter permease, with protein sequence MIKSKGALKSISPVVIWMLLFFIVPLFLVVVVSFMTRGQYGDIQYKITSGNYAKLLNPLYIRILWNSILISAATMLLCLIFGYPFAYFVARSPKIYRPILLMLIILPFWTNSLIRTYAWIILLRTEGIINTYLLKLGIIKAPLTLLYNNTAVLIGMVYMMFPFMVLPLYSSIEKLDKSLLEAASDLGATPVRAFLKVTLPLTKPGIFSGCLLVFVPTLGYFFIPDLMGGSKIILISNLIKNQFLSARNWPFGSAISVILIVIMFVTLLIYIKSGGSKDKMEVL encoded by the coding sequence ATGATAAAGTCAAAAGGTGCTTTAAAATCTATATCGCCTGTTGTTATATGGATGCTTTTATTCTTTATCGTGCCTCTTTTTCTTGTCGTAGTTGTAAGCTTCATGACAAGGGGGCAATATGGTGATATACAGTACAAGATTACCTCCGGTAATTATGCAAAGCTTCTTAATCCTCTTTATATAAGGATTTTATGGAACTCTATTTTAATATCGGCAGCAACGATGCTTTTGTGCCTTATTTTCGGGTATCCTTTTGCATACTTTGTGGCAAGGTCTCCGAAAATTTACAGGCCCATCCTGCTGATGCTTATAATACTCCCTTTCTGGACGAATTCGCTCATAAGGACATATGCGTGGATAATACTTTTAAGGACGGAAGGGATAATAAACACTTACCTTTTAAAACTCGGGATTATAAAGGCACCACTTACACTCCTCTATAACAATACTGCTGTGTTGATCGGAATGGTGTATATGATGTTCCCGTTTATGGTACTGCCTCTTTATTCATCCATCGAAAAACTGGATAAATCCCTTTTGGAGGCGGCATCGGATTTAGGGGCTACACCGGTTAGAGCGTTTTTAAAAGTAACCCTGCCGCTGACAAAACCAGGCATATTTTCAGGATGCCTTCTCGTCTTCGTTCCGACACTCGGGTACTTCTTCATACCGGATTTGATGGGAGGAAGCAAGATAATTCTAATCAGCAATCTGATTAAGAACCAGTTCCTTTCCGCGAGGAATTGGCCCTTTGGCTCGGCGATATCCGTTATTCTCATAGTAATAATGTTTGTAACATTGTTAATATATATAAAATCCGGCGGAAGCAAAGATAAGATGGAGGTGTTATAA
- a CDS encoding glycosyltransferase family 1 protein: MKIALFSDTFTPQINGVTNTLANLIKYFENNGIEYKIFVPKYDDDVDSYAERFYSLKFFLYPECRIALPNMFRIYQILSKFRPDAIHLMTEFNMGLAGLYFGRKYNIPTISSYTTNFSQYADYFKLDFLKQMIWNYMKWFHNQNCITLCPSVETEKLLNQNGISNTGIFSRGIDSKRFNTDYRNESLRRKLGIENKTTFLYVGRVSYEKDLDILNESYKAIKGKYGDEVALVITGEGPYLERCKKIFPQDTIFTGFKKGMELSELYASCDIFVCPSSTETFGNVVLEAMTSGLAVIGADAGGIKEIIRHKHNGLKFKARDAGQLYDCMAELMENRNLREYLKVNGIKFGRNRSWDKIIGGLVDIYREVLEERSTISA, from the coding sequence ATGAAGATTGCATTATTTTCTGATACGTTCACTCCACAGATAAACGGGGTCACAAATACACTTGCCAATTTAATAAAATACTTTGAAAATAACGGTATAGAATATAAGATTTTCGTCCCCAAGTATGATGATGATGTAGATTCATATGCGGAAAGATTCTATAGCTTAAAATTCTTTTTATATCCTGAATGCAGGATAGCCTTACCGAACATGTTCAGAATATATCAGATCTTATCAAAATTTAGACCGGATGCAATACACTTGATGACGGAATTCAATATGGGCCTCGCCGGACTTTATTTCGGGAGGAAATATAATATCCCGACCATTTCAAGCTATACAACAAATTTTTCGCAGTATGCCGACTATTTTAAGCTGGATTTTCTAAAGCAAATGATCTGGAATTATATGAAGTGGTTCCACAATCAAAATTGTATAACCCTTTGTCCATCCGTTGAAACGGAAAAGCTGCTAAACCAAAATGGTATAAGCAATACGGGGATATTTTCAAGGGGTATAGATTCCAAAAGGTTCAATACCGATTACAGAAATGAAAGTTTGAGGAGAAAGCTGGGAATTGAAAACAAGACAACGTTTCTTTATGTTGGCAGAGTATCTTACGAGAAGGATTTGGATATTTTAAACGAGAGTTATAAAGCCATAAAAGGAAAGTACGGGGATGAAGTCGCTTTAGTAATAACAGGAGAGGGTCCCTACCTGGAAAGGTGTAAAAAAATATTTCCGCAGGATACGATTTTTACAGGATTTAAAAAGGGAATGGAGCTCTCCGAGTTATATGCTTCCTGTGATATATTTGTATGTCCCTCTTCTACAGAAACTTTTGGCAATGTGGTTTTGGAAGCGATGACATCAGGCTTGGCTGTAATAGGTGCTGATGCAGGAGGTATCAAGGAAATCATACGGCATAAACATAATGGCCTTAAATTTAAGGCAAGGGATGCGGGACAATTATACGATTGCATGGCTGAACTAATGGAAAATAGGAATCTCAGGGAATATTTAAAAGTCAATGGCATAAAATTCGGCAGAAACAGATCCTGGGATAAAATAATAGGAGGTCTTGTCGATATATACAGGGAAGTTTTGGAAGAAAGGAGCACTATCAGTGCATAG